The following proteins come from a genomic window of Fulvitalea axinellae:
- a CDS encoding S1/P1 nuclease: protein MKKLLWVVALVFAAQSAWAWGQTGHRVIGELAQRHLSKKAAKEVKKILGDEDLAGASNWFDFIKSDSKYDHTHCWHYATIPDGKTYAEVEKDSCGDIIEAIARFKKTLASETATLEEKKFALRGLVHMMGDVHQPLHVGNGTDRGANDVKVEWFWRKSNLHRVWDSGIIDKQQLSYTEYANKLDHYTKAEKKQWQNDNIDDWVKENISYRPAIYNIGNGKLSYRYIYEHLDTLEGQLRKGGMRLAATLNTIFG, encoded by the coding sequence ATGAAAAAACTATTGTGGGTAGTCGCGTTGGTATTTGCGGCTCAGAGCGCTTGGGCTTGGGGACAGACAGGCCATCGCGTAATTGGAGAGTTGGCGCAGAGGCATCTTTCTAAAAAAGCTGCGAAGGAAGTGAAAAAGATTTTGGGAGATGAGGATTTGGCCGGCGCTTCAAACTGGTTCGATTTTATTAAGTCGGATTCGAAGTACGACCATACCCATTGCTGGCATTACGCTACCATCCCGGACGGAAAGACTTATGCGGAAGTGGAGAAAGATTCTTGTGGCGACATTATTGAGGCTATAGCGCGTTTCAAGAAGACTTTGGCTTCGGAAACGGCTACTTTGGAAGAGAAAAAATTTGCGCTGAGGGGCCTGGTGCATATGATGGGTGATGTTCACCAGCCTTTGCACGTAGGTAACGGCACTGACAGGGGCGCCAACGATGTGAAAGTTGAGTGGTTTTGGAGAAAATCAAATCTTCACCGCGTTTGGGATTCGGGTATTATCGACAAGCAACAGCTTAGCTATACCGAATACGCCAATAAACTGGACCACTATACAAAAGCTGAGAAAAAGCAGTGGCAAAACGACAATATTGACGATTGGGTAAAGGAGAACATCTCTTACCGTCCAGCGATTTACAACATCGGTAACGGAAAACTTTCTTACAGATATATTTACGAACATCTGGATACGCTCGAAGGTCAGTTGCGTAAAGGCGGAATGCGTTTGGCCGCCACTCTTAACACTATTTTCGGGTAA